The sequence below is a genomic window from Polaribacter vadi.
AACTTCTAAAAAAAGCATAGAATTATCTACCCAATCTTTTACAAAAGCTTTCTGCAAATAAAAACCTAGTTTTTCATCAACATTAAAAAAAGACATGTTTTCTGATACAATAAGTTCAGAAAAACCTAAATCTTTATAGAAACTGCTAGATTCTTTAAAATTTTTAGCGCCAATAAAAGTTCTTATAGATTTATGCATTGTTAAATTATGCTTCTAATATTTCCTTTTTAGAAATACAGAAATGAAAGCAAACACCTTCTTTACCATCGTCTCTACTAT
It includes:
- a CDS encoding glyoxalase, which translates into the protein MHKSIRTFIGAKNFKESSSFYKDLGFSELIVSENMSFFNVDEKLGFYLQKAFVKDWVDNSMLFLEVEDIESYLSEIKNKNLTQKYKKVRLSEIVDNDWGREFFLHDPSGILWHIGCFY